A window of Rhododendron vialii isolate Sample 1 chromosome 11a, ASM3025357v1 contains these coding sequences:
- the LOC131306726 gene encoding elongation factor 2 isoform X1, which translates to MVKFTADELRRIMDYKHNIRNMSVIAHVDHGKSTLTDSLVAAAGIIAQEVAGDVRMTDTRADEAERGITIKSTGISLYYEMTDESLKSFKGERNGNEYLINLIDSPGHVDFSSEVTAALRITDGALVVVDCVEGVCVQTETVLRQALGERIRPVLTVNKMDRCFLELQVDGEEAYQTFQRVIENANVIMATYEDPLLGDVMVYPEKGTVAFSAGLHGWAFTLTNFAKMYASKFGVDESKMMERLWGENYFDPATKKWTTKNSGSATCKRGFVQFCYEPIKQIINTCMNDQKDKLWPMLQKLGVTMKSDEKELMGKALMKRVMQTWLPASSALLEMMIFHLPSPSTAQRYRVENLYEGPLDDQYANAIRNCDPEGPLMLYVSKMIPASDKGRFFAFGRVFAGKVSTGLKVRIMGPNYVPGEKKDLYVKSVQRTVIWMGKKQETVEDVPCGNTVALVGLDQYITKNATLTNEKEADAHPIRAMKFSVSPVVRVAVQCKVASDLPKLVEGLKRLAKSDPMVVCSIEESGEHIIAGAGELHLEICLKDLVDDFMGGAEIIKSDPVVSFRETVLEKSSRTVMSKSPNKHNRLYMEARPLEEGLAEAIDDGRIGPRDDPKVRSKILSEEFGWDKDLAKKIWCFGPETTGPNMVVDMCKGVQYLNEIKDSVVAGFQWASKEGALSEENMRGICFEVCDVVLHADAIHRGGGQVIPTARRVIYASQLTAKPRLLEPVYLVEIQAPEQALGGIYSVLNQKRGHVFEEMQRPGTPLYNIKAYLPVIESFGFSSTLRAATSGQAFPQCVFDHWDMMMSDPLEVGSQAATLVSDIRKRKGLKEQMTPLSEFEDKL; encoded by the exons ATG GTGAAGTTCACAGCTGACGAGCTTCGTAGGATTATGGACTACAAGCACAACATTCGTAACATGTCTGTTATTGCACATGTGGATCATG GGAAATCCACACTTACTGATTCTCTTGTGGCTGCTGCTGGTATCATTGCTCAAGAAGTTGCTGGTGATGTCCGGATGACAGATACCCGGGCAGATGAAGCTGAACGTGGTATCACCATCAAGTCTACTGGCATATCTCTCTACTATGAGATGACTGATGAGTCACTGAAGTCGTTCAAAGGAGAGCGTAATGGGAATGAATACCTTATCAATCTAATTGATTCTCCTGGACACGTTGATTTTTCTTCCGAGGTCACAGCTGCCCTTCGAATTACTGATGGTGCTCTTGTGGTGGTTGATTGTGTTGAGGGTGTCTGTGTCCAAACAGAAACTGTTCTCCGACAGGCTTTGGGTGAAAGGATCCGACCGGTGTTAACTGTTAACAAGATGGACAGGTGCTTCCTTGAGCTCCAGGTCGATGGAGAGGAGGCTTACCAGACATTCCAGAGAGTGATTGAAAATGCTAATGTGATCATGGCCACGTACGAGGATCCCCTCCTTGGTGACGTTATGGTGTACCCTGAGAAAGGAACAGTTGCTTTCTCAGCTGGGTTGCACGGCTGGGCTTTCACTCTGACCAACTTTGCTAAGATGTATGCTTCCAAATTTGGTGTCGATGAGTCTAAGATGATGGAGCGTCTCTGGGGCGAAAACTACTTTGACCCTGCCACCAAAAAGTGGACCACCAAGAATTCTGGCTCTGCTACTTGCAAGCGTGGATTTGTTCAGTTCTGCTATGAACCCATTAAGCAGATCATCAACACTTGCATGAATGACCAGAAAGACAAGCTGTGGCCCATGTTGCAGAAGCTTGGTGTCACAATGAAGTCTGATGAGAAGGAGTTGATGGGGAAGGCTCTGATGAAGCGTGTCATGCAGACCTGGCTTCCAGCGAGTAGTGCCCTCCTGGAAATGATGATCTTCCATCTCCCTTCTCCTTCCACTGCTCAAAGATATCGTGTTGAGAATTTGTATGAGGGACCCCTTGATGATCAGTATGCGAATGCTATTAGGAACTGTGATCCCGAGGGGCCTCTCATGCTGTACGTGTCCAAGATGATTCCTGCTTCTGACAAGGGAAGGTTCTTTGCCTTTGGGCGTGTGTTCGCCGGGAAAGTGTCGACTGGTTTGAAGGTTAGAATCATGGGTCCGAACTATGTCCCTGGAGAGAAGAAGGACTTGTATGTTAAGAGTGTGCAAAGAACTGTTATTTGGATGGGAAAGAAGCAGGAAACCGTGGAAGACGTACCTTGTGGGAATACAGTGGCTTTGGTTGGTTTGGACCAGTATATCACTAAGAATGCTACCTTGACGAATGAGAAGGAAGCGGATGCCCACCCAATCCGAGCAATGAAGTTCTCAGTTTCACCTGTCGTTCGTGTGGCTGTTCAGTGCAAGGTTGCCTCTGACTTGCCCAAGCTTGTTGAAGGCCTCAAACGTCTGGCTAAATCTGACCCTATGGTGGTCTGTAGTATTGAGGAGTCTGGGGAGCACATCATTGCTGGTGCAGGAGAGCTGCACCTTGAAATCTGTCTGAAGGATTTAGTGGACGATTTCATGGGTGGAGCTGAAATTATCAAGTCAGATCCTGTTGTGTCTTTCCGTGAGACGGTTCTTGAGAAGTCGTCACGCACTGTCATGAGCAAGTCGCCAAACAAGCATAACCGTCTATACATGGAAGCTAGACCCTTGGAGGAGGGCCTTGCTGAGGCCATTGACGATGGACGTATTGGCCCAAGGGATGACCCCAAGGTCCGATCTAAAATATTGTCGGAGGAGTTCGGTTGGGACAAGGATCTCGCAAAAAAGATATGGTGTTTTGGGCCGGAAACCACTGGGCCTAACATGGTTGTGGATATGTGCAAGGGAGTTCAATACCTGAATGAAATCAAGGATTCTGTCGTTGCTGGGTTCCAATGGGCGTCAAAAGAAGGGGCACTATCGGAAGAAAACATGAGGGGTATTTGCTTTGAAGTTTGTGATGTGGTTTTGCATGCGGATGCTATTCACAGAGGAGGTGGGCAGGTCATTCCGACTGCCCGGAGGGTCATTTACGCTTCCCAGCTGACTGCCAAGCCCAGACTTTTGGAGCCTGTATACTTGGTGGAGATCCAGGCACCTGAACAAGCCCTTGGGGGAATTTACAGTGTTCTGAATCAAAAACGTGGTCATGTATTTGAGGAAATGCAGAGGCCGGGTACCCCCCTTTACAACATCAAGGCTTACCTTCCTGTTATAGAGTCGTTTGGTTTCTCTAGCACTTTGAGGGCAGCAACTTCAGGGCAGGCCTTTCCGCAGTGCGTTTTTGATCATTGGGATATGATGATGTCTGATCCATTGGAAGTTGGGTCACAGGCGGCAACCCTTGTGTCAGATATTCGCAAGAGGAAAGGGTTGAAGGAACAGATGACACCGCTGTCCGAGTTCGAGGACAAGCTGTAA
- the LOC131306726 gene encoding elongation factor 2 isoform X2, which yields MDYKHNIRNMSVIAHVDHGKSTLTDSLVAAAGIIAQEVAGDVRMTDTRADEAERGITIKSTGISLYYEMTDESLKSFKGERNGNEYLINLIDSPGHVDFSSEVTAALRITDGALVVVDCVEGVCVQTETVLRQALGERIRPVLTVNKMDRCFLELQVDGEEAYQTFQRVIENANVIMATYEDPLLGDVMVYPEKGTVAFSAGLHGWAFTLTNFAKMYASKFGVDESKMMERLWGENYFDPATKKWTTKNSGSATCKRGFVQFCYEPIKQIINTCMNDQKDKLWPMLQKLGVTMKSDEKELMGKALMKRVMQTWLPASSALLEMMIFHLPSPSTAQRYRVENLYEGPLDDQYANAIRNCDPEGPLMLYVSKMIPASDKGRFFAFGRVFAGKVSTGLKVRIMGPNYVPGEKKDLYVKSVQRTVIWMGKKQETVEDVPCGNTVALVGLDQYITKNATLTNEKEADAHPIRAMKFSVSPVVRVAVQCKVASDLPKLVEGLKRLAKSDPMVVCSIEESGEHIIAGAGELHLEICLKDLVDDFMGGAEIIKSDPVVSFRETVLEKSSRTVMSKSPNKHNRLYMEARPLEEGLAEAIDDGRIGPRDDPKVRSKILSEEFGWDKDLAKKIWCFGPETTGPNMVVDMCKGVQYLNEIKDSVVAGFQWASKEGALSEENMRGICFEVCDVVLHADAIHRGGGQVIPTARRVIYASQLTAKPRLLEPVYLVEIQAPEQALGGIYSVLNQKRGHVFEEMQRPGTPLYNIKAYLPVIESFGFSSTLRAATSGQAFPQCVFDHWDMMMSDPLEVGSQAATLVSDIRKRKGLKEQMTPLSEFEDKL from the exons ATGGACTACAAGCACAACATTCGTAACATGTCTGTTATTGCACATGTGGATCATG GGAAATCCACACTTACTGATTCTCTTGTGGCTGCTGCTGGTATCATTGCTCAAGAAGTTGCTGGTGATGTCCGGATGACAGATACCCGGGCAGATGAAGCTGAACGTGGTATCACCATCAAGTCTACTGGCATATCTCTCTACTATGAGATGACTGATGAGTCACTGAAGTCGTTCAAAGGAGAGCGTAATGGGAATGAATACCTTATCAATCTAATTGATTCTCCTGGACACGTTGATTTTTCTTCCGAGGTCACAGCTGCCCTTCGAATTACTGATGGTGCTCTTGTGGTGGTTGATTGTGTTGAGGGTGTCTGTGTCCAAACAGAAACTGTTCTCCGACAGGCTTTGGGTGAAAGGATCCGACCGGTGTTAACTGTTAACAAGATGGACAGGTGCTTCCTTGAGCTCCAGGTCGATGGAGAGGAGGCTTACCAGACATTCCAGAGAGTGATTGAAAATGCTAATGTGATCATGGCCACGTACGAGGATCCCCTCCTTGGTGACGTTATGGTGTACCCTGAGAAAGGAACAGTTGCTTTCTCAGCTGGGTTGCACGGCTGGGCTTTCACTCTGACCAACTTTGCTAAGATGTATGCTTCCAAATTTGGTGTCGATGAGTCTAAGATGATGGAGCGTCTCTGGGGCGAAAACTACTTTGACCCTGCCACCAAAAAGTGGACCACCAAGAATTCTGGCTCTGCTACTTGCAAGCGTGGATTTGTTCAGTTCTGCTATGAACCCATTAAGCAGATCATCAACACTTGCATGAATGACCAGAAAGACAAGCTGTGGCCCATGTTGCAGAAGCTTGGTGTCACAATGAAGTCTGATGAGAAGGAGTTGATGGGGAAGGCTCTGATGAAGCGTGTCATGCAGACCTGGCTTCCAGCGAGTAGTGCCCTCCTGGAAATGATGATCTTCCATCTCCCTTCTCCTTCCACTGCTCAAAGATATCGTGTTGAGAATTTGTATGAGGGACCCCTTGATGATCAGTATGCGAATGCTATTAGGAACTGTGATCCCGAGGGGCCTCTCATGCTGTACGTGTCCAAGATGATTCCTGCTTCTGACAAGGGAAGGTTCTTTGCCTTTGGGCGTGTGTTCGCCGGGAAAGTGTCGACTGGTTTGAAGGTTAGAATCATGGGTCCGAACTATGTCCCTGGAGAGAAGAAGGACTTGTATGTTAAGAGTGTGCAAAGAACTGTTATTTGGATGGGAAAGAAGCAGGAAACCGTGGAAGACGTACCTTGTGGGAATACAGTGGCTTTGGTTGGTTTGGACCAGTATATCACTAAGAATGCTACCTTGACGAATGAGAAGGAAGCGGATGCCCACCCAATCCGAGCAATGAAGTTCTCAGTTTCACCTGTCGTTCGTGTGGCTGTTCAGTGCAAGGTTGCCTCTGACTTGCCCAAGCTTGTTGAAGGCCTCAAACGTCTGGCTAAATCTGACCCTATGGTGGTCTGTAGTATTGAGGAGTCTGGGGAGCACATCATTGCTGGTGCAGGAGAGCTGCACCTTGAAATCTGTCTGAAGGATTTAGTGGACGATTTCATGGGTGGAGCTGAAATTATCAAGTCAGATCCTGTTGTGTCTTTCCGTGAGACGGTTCTTGAGAAGTCGTCACGCACTGTCATGAGCAAGTCGCCAAACAAGCATAACCGTCTATACATGGAAGCTAGACCCTTGGAGGAGGGCCTTGCTGAGGCCATTGACGATGGACGTATTGGCCCAAGGGATGACCCCAAGGTCCGATCTAAAATATTGTCGGAGGAGTTCGGTTGGGACAAGGATCTCGCAAAAAAGATATGGTGTTTTGGGCCGGAAACCACTGGGCCTAACATGGTTGTGGATATGTGCAAGGGAGTTCAATACCTGAATGAAATCAAGGATTCTGTCGTTGCTGGGTTCCAATGGGCGTCAAAAGAAGGGGCACTATCGGAAGAAAACATGAGGGGTATTTGCTTTGAAGTTTGTGATGTGGTTTTGCATGCGGATGCTATTCACAGAGGAGGTGGGCAGGTCATTCCGACTGCCCGGAGGGTCATTTACGCTTCCCAGCTGACTGCCAAGCCCAGACTTTTGGAGCCTGTATACTTGGTGGAGATCCAGGCACCTGAACAAGCCCTTGGGGGAATTTACAGTGTTCTGAATCAAAAACGTGGTCATGTATTTGAGGAAATGCAGAGGCCGGGTACCCCCCTTTACAACATCAAGGCTTACCTTCCTGTTATAGAGTCGTTTGGTTTCTCTAGCACTTTGAGGGCAGCAACTTCAGGGCAGGCCTTTCCGCAGTGCGTTTTTGATCATTGGGATATGATGATGTCTGATCCATTGGAAGTTGGGTCACAGGCGGCAACCCTTGTGTCAGATATTCGCAAGAGGAAAGGGTTGAAGGAACAGATGACACCGCTGTCCGAGTTCGAGGACAAGCTGTAA